One Pseudonocardia sediminis DNA window includes the following coding sequences:
- a CDS encoding FUSC family protein, producing MGSRITTALDGALARGRINAPAVLLAALAAGVAWLLASSLLHQPQTFFAPIAAIVVLLGGVGARAGRALHVVLGVSVGVVVGELVALLDWPDPLKVLVAAGVAMLVMSLLYTDALPLIQSGVGAVLVIVMHQPATAVGRLSAALLGAAVALVFTLVLFTPSPSRLLADAIGRVLDACAAALRAGAESLRAPEDGGRDHDGEAERTAVDALSTLDSTRGSARYLGRWSVRGRRETARREEMDALAARLVTFAVDVTALSRAASTGRLELGAAEVLDGLADAVTHFSSDPRSPDRARATRNATDGVLATDATARCGAGADQMLLVADGLRALTGGRDRVGRR from the coding sequence ATGGGAAGCAGGATCACGACGGCTCTGGACGGCGCGCTCGCGCGGGGGCGGATCAACGCGCCGGCGGTGCTCCTGGCCGCGCTCGCGGCCGGGGTCGCCTGGCTGCTGGCGAGCTCGCTGCTGCACCAGCCGCAGACGTTCTTCGCCCCGATCGCGGCGATCGTGGTGCTGCTCGGTGGCGTCGGGGCGCGGGCGGGACGGGCGCTGCACGTCGTGCTCGGCGTCTCGGTGGGCGTCGTGGTCGGCGAGCTGGTGGCGCTGCTCGACTGGCCGGACCCGCTGAAGGTGCTGGTCGCGGCCGGTGTCGCGATGCTGGTGATGTCGCTGCTCTACACCGACGCGCTGCCGCTGATCCAGAGCGGCGTCGGGGCCGTGCTGGTGATCGTCATGCACCAGCCGGCGACGGCGGTCGGACGGCTGTCGGCGGCACTGCTCGGCGCGGCGGTGGCGCTGGTGTTCACCCTCGTGCTGTTCACCCCCAGCCCCTCGCGGCTGCTCGCCGACGCGATCGGCCGGGTCCTCGACGCGTGCGCGGCCGCGCTGCGAGCCGGTGCGGAGTCGCTGCGCGCACCCGAGGACGGCGGCCGCGACCACGACGGCGAGGCGGAGCGCACGGCCGTCGACGCGCTGTCCACGCTCGACTCCACCCGGGGCTCCGCGCGGTACCTCGGCCGCTGGTCGGTCCGGGGACGCCGCGAGACCGCGCGGCGCGAGGAGATGGACGCGCTCGCCGCCCGGCTGGTCACCTTCGCCGTCGACGTCACCGCGTTGAGCCGCGCTGCGAGCACCGGCCGTCTCGAACTCGGGGCCGCCGAGGTCCTGGACGGGCTCGCCGACGCCGTCACGCACTTCTCGTCCGATCCGCGTTCGCCGGACCGGGCCCGCGCCACCCGCAACGCGACCGACGGCGTGCTCGCCACCGACGCCACGGCCCGCTGCGGAGCGGGTGCCGACCAGATGCTCCTGGTGGCCGACGGGCTGCGCGCTCTCACCGGCGGCCGGGACCGCGTCGGCCGTCGCTAG
- a CDS encoding class I SAM-dependent methyltransferase, producing the protein MTDAIAPSNRDQLRSWDGDGGAYWAEHATRYDEGVAAYRPHFVAATAVRPADTVLDIGCGAGQTTRDAARAATGGSALGVDLSSRMLDVARRLAEQEGVANATFRQADAQTYPFAPDSFDVAISRTGAMFFGDPAAAFANIARALRPDGRLVLMTWQPLAQQEWLRSYFAALSAGRDLAPPPSGAPGPLALDEPGHVRDLLGRAGFADVELTGVREPMYVGPDADDATRFILGQFGGMVDGLDDDARARAVEALHAVMAAHLTDRGVLFDSAIWLVRARRA; encoded by the coding sequence ATGACCGATGCGATCGCCCCGTCCAACAGGGATCAACTGCGGAGCTGGGACGGTGACGGCGGCGCGTACTGGGCCGAGCACGCGACGCGCTACGACGAGGGCGTCGCCGCGTACCGGCCGCACTTCGTCGCCGCCACCGCCGTCCGGCCGGCCGACACGGTGCTCGACATCGGCTGCGGCGCCGGGCAGACCACCCGCGACGCGGCCCGCGCGGCGACCGGCGGGTCGGCGCTCGGGGTGGACCTGTCGTCGCGGATGCTCGACGTCGCCCGCCGCCTCGCCGAGCAGGAGGGCGTGGCGAACGCGACGTTCCGCCAGGCCGACGCGCAGACGTACCCGTTCGCTCCGGACTCGTTCGACGTCGCGATCAGCCGGACCGGTGCGATGTTCTTCGGCGACCCCGCCGCCGCGTTCGCCAACATCGCCCGCGCGCTGCGCCCGGACGGACGACTGGTGCTGATGACCTGGCAGCCGCTGGCGCAGCAGGAGTGGCTGCGCAGCTACTTCGCCGCCCTCTCGGCCGGGCGCGATCTCGCACCCCCGCCGTCCGGGGCACCCGGGCCGCTCGCGCTCGACGAGCCCGGGCACGTCCGGGACCTGCTCGGCAGGGCCGGGTTCGCCGACGTCGAGCTGACCGGGGTGCGCGAACCGATGTACGTCGGCCCGGACGCCGACGACGCGACGCGGTTCATCCTGGGCCAGTTCGGCGGGATGGTCGACGGCCTCGACGACGACGCCCGGGCCCGCGCCGTCGAGGCTCTGCACGCCGTCATGGCCGCGCACCTGACCGACCGCGGCGTGCTGTTCGACTCCGCGATCTGGCTGGTGCGGGCCCGGCGGGCCTGA
- a CDS encoding dihydrofolate reductase family protein, whose protein sequence is MIVSLDGFHSDRDGSFAWAEPDEEVHSFVNDREKSATTYLYGRRMYEMMTAWETDPRLTDTPGPTADFAAIWQAADKIVYSTTLDTVTTARTRLERRFDQDAVREVVASSAGDVGIGGPTLAAHALRAGLVDVLDVYLCPVVVGGGSPYLPGDVHLDLRLREERRFAGGVVFCSYDVRRG, encoded by the coding sequence GTGATCGTGTCCCTCGACGGCTTCCACAGCGACCGCGACGGCAGCTTCGCCTGGGCCGAGCCCGACGAGGAGGTGCACTCATTCGTCAACGACCGGGAGAAGTCCGCGACGACCTACCTCTACGGGCGTCGCATGTACGAGATGATGACCGCCTGGGAGACCGACCCCCGGCTCACCGACACCCCCGGTCCGACGGCCGACTTCGCCGCGATCTGGCAGGCCGCCGACAAGATCGTCTACTCGACGACCCTGGACACGGTGACCACCGCGCGGACCCGGCTGGAACGGCGGTTCGACCAGGACGCCGTGCGGGAGGTGGTCGCGTCCTCGGCCGGTGACGTCGGGATCGGCGGCCCGACCCTGGCCGCGCACGCCCTGCGGGCCGGACTGGTCGACGTGCTCGACGTCTACCTGTGCCCGGTCGTCGTCGGAGGCGGGAGTCCCTACCTGCCCGGCGACGTGCACCTGGACCTGCGGCTGCGCGAGGAGCGCCGCTTCGCCGGCGGCGTCGTGTTCTGCAGCTACGACGTCCGGCGCGGCTGA
- a CDS encoding class I SAM-dependent methyltransferase produces the protein MTTNQTHGHGHAQGHGHGHSHDPFADAALADLIDLDGDVVSDYLDELTAWVAGFPTGPVRSIVDLGAGTGTGTFALARRFPDASVLALDASEAMLGRVRAKARERGLDGRVRAEPADVDARWPDAGTPDLLWTASTLHHLADPERTLRDAYSAPAPGGILVAVEMDDQPRFLTDDAGTALEDRALAAMADAGWNAHSDYGPVLTRAGFEVTQRVFTIDVAPPTDDVRRYAHMFLSRLRGAMAERLGPDDVALLDRLVADDGPDSVWVRDDLAVQGTRTAWVGRKA, from the coding sequence ATGACGACGAACCAGACCCACGGACACGGACACGCGCAGGGCCACGGGCACGGCCACTCCCACGACCCCTTCGCCGACGCGGCGCTGGCGGACCTGATCGACCTCGACGGCGACGTGGTCTCCGACTACCTCGACGAGCTCACCGCGTGGGTCGCCGGCTTCCCGACGGGCCCCGTCCGCTCGATCGTCGATCTCGGCGCCGGGACGGGGACCGGCACGTTCGCGCTGGCCCGCCGCTTCCCGGACGCCTCGGTCCTCGCCCTCGACGCGTCGGAGGCCATGCTCGGCCGGGTGCGCGCGAAGGCCCGCGAGCGCGGTCTCGACGGGCGGGTGCGCGCCGAGCCCGCCGACGTCGACGCACGATGGCCCGACGCCGGGACGCCCGACCTCCTGTGGACGGCCTCGACGCTGCACCACCTCGCCGACCCGGAACGGACGCTGCGCGACGCCTACTCGGCTCCGGCGCCGGGTGGGATCCTGGTCGCGGTCGAGATGGACGACCAGCCGCGCTTCCTCACCGACGACGCCGGGACCGCCCTCGAGGACCGGGCCCTGGCCGCGATGGCCGACGCCGGCTGGAACGCCCACTCCGACTACGGCCCGGTGCTGACGCGGGCCGGGTTCGAGGTCACGCAGCGGGTCTTCACCATCGACGTCGCCCCGCCGACCGACGACGTCCGGCGCTACGCCCACATGTTCCTGAGCCGTCTGCGCGGGGCGATGGCCGAGAGGCTGGGGCCCGACGACGTCGCGCTGCTCGACCGGCTCGTGGCCGACGACGGCCCGGACTCGGTGTGGGTCCGCGACGACCTCGCGGTCCAGGGCACCCGCACCGCGTGGGTCGGCCGGAAGGCCTGA